AAGTAATAATACACCCGGGATATGTGAGACAATATCATATGTACTATCATCCGATCCATCATCAACTACAATTATCTGATTTATGCTACTAATAGATTTTACCACATTAATTACATGTTCTATTGATTTTTCCTCATTAAATGCTGGAATTATAACAGAAACATTATGATACTTCTTAGGTTTTCCTCCAAAACCTAGGAAAAATAACATGGTAAGTAATATTAGAACACATTCTGGTAAGAAATTCAATATCCAAAACTCCCTAATAAATAATCAATTTTCCACTCTATTTAAAAAAAAATATTTTTCATATTCCATTAATGAATTATATTATATAATTATTAACTTTAACTGGTTTTTATCTTAATATTTAAATATTATATTGATTATCATATAAAGTATTTATTTTTATTATAAAAAAATACAACCACATCATTGTTTTATAAAAAATAAAGTAAAAATAATATAAAAAACAATATTATATAATATACAAAACATATTTGATAAAAAAAAAATAATAATAATTTTTTGGGGGATTTTTAGTATTCAAACAAAAGTAATGATCATACTCGGAAGTGGATCAGATTATAAAATTGCACAAAAAGCTGTAAATGTATTAGAAGATATGAATATAAACTATGATTTACGTGTAGCATCAGCACACAGAACACATGATAGAATAAAAGATGTGGTACTTAATTGTAGTGATGAAGTAGAAGTATTCATAGCAATTGCTGGACTAGCAGCACACCTTCCTGGTGTAATAGCATCCTATACAACAAAACCAGTAATAGCAGTACCAGTAAATGGAAGTATGGAAGGAATAGATGCACTACTTGCAAGTACAGAAATGCAACTAGGAACACCAGTAGCAACAATGGGAATAGACCGTGGAGATAATGCAGCATGGCTAGCATGTCAGATAATTGCATGTAATGATAAAGATGTACAACAAGAACTAATAAATGTACGAAAAGGCTATGATGAAAAAATGCAAATAGCAGAAGATGATGTAATATCAAAAATAGCAGGAAAACACTACCAAAGAACAAAAAGAGTAGAACATCCACCAGAAGTAATTGATAAAAAACTAGAACTTGACAGTGACACTCGTGTATTAATACTATCTGGAAACTATTCAAACATGGAAATAGTACATAAAATAACACAAACACTCGACACACTCGATATAAAAAGCCAATATAAAGTAATATCAGCCACTAGAACACCTGGAAAACTTGAAAAATACATAAAAGATGTAAATAATCAAGTAGAATTATACATTGTAGTATCTAACCTATCAACAGTACTATCAGGTGCAATAGTATCACTCACAACCAAACCTGTAATAGGAGTACCATGTAGCAGTCACATTAAGGGAATAGACTCACTCCTATCAATGGTACAAATGCCACCAGGTGTTCCAACAGCAACAATGGGATTAAATGCAGGTGAAAATGCAGCATTATATGCAGCACGTATACTATCAATATATGATGAAAATATAAAAGAAGCATTAAACAAATTTACAAACTCCCTACATAGAAACAACTACTATGAATAAAGAAGTTTTATAATAAAAAGGAGATAAATTATGACACGCCTAATTGACCAAGTAGATACGGAAAATATAATAGAAATAGATGATGAAGTATCAACAGAATATGAAATAACCAAAATCCTAAAACAACACCCAACAGACACAGTAATATTTACAAACATAAAAAACTCAGATATGAACATAATATCAGGAATATGTAATACTAGAAATAAAATAGCAAAATCTGTAAATACAACAGTAGATGAACTAACACAAACCATAATAAATGCAACAAATAATCCAACACCAATTGAAACAGTAGTAAACTATGATGAAGTATACCCAAATAATGAACCTGCAGATCTAAGTAAAATACCAATACTCAAATACTACCCAGAAGATATGGGAAAATACATAACAGCAGGAGTAGTAATAGCAAAAGATCCTGAAACCAAGCAAACCAATGCATCAATACACCGAATGGTAGTAGATTCAAAAGATGAACTAGGAATAAGAATAGTACCAAGAAATCTATACACCTACTATAAAAAGGCAGAAGAATTAAATGAACCACTAGAAGTAGCAATAGCAATAGGACTTGATCCATCAGTACTACTTGCAAGTACAACAAGCATATCAATAAATGATAATGAACTTGAAGTTGCAAACACATTTAAAGAAGGTAATCTTAGACTTATTAACTGTGAAACTGTAGATATTCAAGCACCAGAATGTGAAATACTACTTGAAGGTAAAATAATGCCACAAGAAAGAAAACCTGAAGGACCATTTGTTGATTTAACTGATACATATGATAAGATACGTGATGAACCTGTAATTAAATTAACACGTATGCATTATAAAGATGATCCATATTATCATGCAATACTACCTGCTGGAAATGAACATAAACTACTTCAAGGTTTACCACAAGAACCAAGAATATATAATAGTGTTAAAAACACACTACCAACAGTACAAAACGTAGTACTAACAGAAGGAGGATGTTGTTGGCTTCATGCTGTAGTATCAATTAAAAAACAAACTGAAGGTGATGCTAAAAACGTACTTATGGCAGCATTATCAGCACATCCATCACTAAAACATTGTGTAATAGTAGATGATGATATTGACATATTTGATCCTAATGATGTAGAATATGCAATAGCAACACGTGTTAAAGCAGATGATGATGTAATTATAATACCAAAAGCACGAGGATCATCACTTGACCCAGTAGCAGAAATTGATGGAACAACAACCAAGATGGGAATTGATGCAACCAAATCATTTAAAAACTTAGAAGACTATGAACGTGTAAGTCGAACACTATAATATCATATAATAAGTGGTGATTATTATTAGTAAAAACATTGTAATGTTAGATTATGGAAGTGGAAATCTTAGAAGTATATATAATGGATTTAAAAAAATAGGTTCAGATGTAAGCATAACATCAGATAAAGATATGATACGTGATGCTGATGCACTAATACTACCAGGTGTAGGAGCATTTGGAGCTGTAATGGAAAATCTCATCAACTATAAAGATCTCATATATGATCATATTCATGATGATAAACCTCTACTTGGAATATGTCTTGGTTTACAAATGCTATTTACAGGAAGTGAAGAAACACCAGATGTTAAAGGACTTGACATATTTAAAGGAGAAGCAAAGAGATTTAAACTACCAGATGAATATAAAATACCACATATGGGATGGAATCAAATAACAGTAAATCAAACAGATAAGAACAATACAAGTCTACTTACTGATGCAGATAATAAGTATATGTACTTTGTACATTCATATTATATAGAACCTGAAGATCCAAGTATAATAACAGCTTATACAGATTATGGAATAAAAGTACCAGTAGCAATAGGAAAAAATAATATCCATGCTCTACAATTTCACCCAGAAAAAAGTGGAGAAGATGGATTAAATATTCTACGTAAATTTGTAAATACAATAGAATAAAAAAAAATACTTTAATTTCCCTCATTACTACTCCTTTTTTTTTATTATCTTTTTACTTTTTTTAAAATAAATAAAACTTTTTTTATCATATTAACAATAAAAATACTACATAATCTTAAAAAAAAGAATAATTTATCAAAAAAAATAATATAGACACTAAAAAAAAAAATTACTCTACCCCTTTTTTTTATCTAAAAAAAATATATGTGAGTTTATACTTATGGACATAGAAGAATTTATAAAAACAAGCTTAAAAAATGAAAAAAATGAAGATGAACTAATAGATAATCTAAAAGATATAATCATACACTACAAACAAATACCTGAAGATAAAGCAGAACTTCTAAGTAAAACAGTAGTAGATGAAATAATAACCACACAAAATCTAAATCATGAAAATATAGAACATCTTCTTACATATCCACATACCAACATTAAAATGGGTGAATTTGGAGTAGGATCTAGAGGTGAAGGAGACTTCTATGTGCATAGTAAAATAGCTGAAATAATCAAAAATACAAAAACCAATGCATTAGTAGATCCAATAGCACAAGATGATGGAGGAGTAATAAAAGTAGATGATACACATTATATTACAACAGCCATTGATGGAATACATTCACGTCTTGGTGATTATCCTTTCTTAGCAGGATTTCATACAGCACGAGCTACACTTCGTGATGTATGTGTAATGGGAGCAACACCAGTAGCATTAATAAGTGACATACACCTAGCTGATGATGGAGATATTGGAAAAATACTAGATTTTACAGCAGGAATATGTGCAGTATCAGAACTAACAAATGTACCACTAGTAGCAGGAAGTACACTAAGAATAGGTGGAGATATGGTACTAGGAGATAGACTAACAGGAGCTGTTGGAGCTGTAGGAATATCAGATCATAAACCAACAGCACGAAGTGAAGCATGCCTTGGTGATGTAATACTAATGACAGAAGGTTGTGGTGGAGGAACAATTACAACAACATCAATATATAATGATTATACAGATGTAATTGAACAAACCATGAATATACAATTCATAAAAGCAGCAGAACTACTAAATAACTACCCTAAATCTGATGTTATACATGCAATGACAGATATTACAAATGGTGGAATTAACGGAGATACAAATGAAATAAATAAAACCACACACCTTGGAATTAAATTATATAAACAAAAAATATTAGACCTTATAAATCCACACGTACTTGGAATGCTAGAAGATCTAGCAATAGATCCACTAGGAGTTTCAATTGATTCAGTTATGATTATTGCAGATAAAAATGAAGCAGATAATATCATGAAAATGTTAAGATCAGAAAACATAAAAGTTGATATTATTGGTGAAATCACAGATACAGGATATACTTGCATTGAAGATAAATATGGAAATAGTGAAATTCTAAAACCAAAATTCAGAGAATCAGCATACACGCCAATAAAAAAGATTATTGACCAACTAACAGATAATAACTTTGATGAATCAGCCCATATAATAGATGAAAAAACACGTGAAGCCATAGATAAAAAGAATTTTATAGTAGATGAAATACGAAAACGTTATGAATGAAAAAGGATACTTTCTAGTATATGATGCACTAATTGGAATAATAATATTAACAACACTAATAGGACTTGGATACTACATATTTGACAATGAACATGTAGTCTATGAAGTAGAAGATAAATATATAAAACCATCAGACATACTAGTTGAACTTAAAAATACAAACTATGAAGATGAAAACATTCTTAGTATATTATCATATAAAACAGATAACAACATAAATACAACAGATACAATATCAAAGATAAACAACACAATAAACACATATGCAGAGTATTATACATTTACAGATACAACTAGAAATAAAACACTACTTGATTATCCAAAAAAAAGATATAAAAATACTTATGCATCACACATAATAGTAGATAAACACATATATGAACTTAAAATTTATACATGAGAAAAAAAAATATCCATTTCTTTAATTGGAAAAATACTCATA
Above is a genomic segment from Methanosphaera cuniculi containing:
- a CDS encoding AIR synthase-related protein translates to MDIEEFIKTSLKNEKNEDELIDNLKDIIIHYKQIPEDKAELLSKTVVDEIITTQNLNHENIEHLLTYPHTNIKMGEFGVGSRGEGDFYVHSKIAEIIKNTKTNALVDPIAQDDGGVIKVDDTHYITTAIDGIHSRLGDYPFLAGFHTARATLRDVCVMGATPVALISDIHLADDGDIGKILDFTAGICAVSELTNVPLVAGSTLRIGGDMVLGDRLTGAVGAVGISDHKPTARSEACLGDVILMTEGCGGGTITTTSIYNDYTDVIEQTMNIQFIKAAELLNNYPKSDVIHAMTDITNGGINGDTNEINKTTHLGIKLYKQKILDLINPHVLGMLEDLAIDPLGVSIDSVMIIADKNEADNIMKMLRSENIKVDIIGEITDTGYTCIEDKYGNSEILKPKFRESAYTPIKKIIDQLTDNNFDESAHIIDEKTREAIDKKNFIVDEIRKRYE
- the purE gene encoding 5-(carboxyamino)imidazole ribonucleotide mutase is translated as MIILGSGSDYKIAQKAVNVLEDMNINYDLRVASAHRTHDRIKDVVLNCSDEVEVFIAIAGLAAHLPGVIASYTTKPVIAVPVNGSMEGIDALLASTEMQLGTPVATMGIDRGDNAAWLACQIIACNDKDVQQELINVRKGYDEKMQIAEDDVISKIAGKHYQRTKRVEHPPEVIDKKLELDSDTRVLILSGNYSNMEIVHKITQTLDTLDIKSQYKVISATRTPGKLEKYIKDVNNQVELYIVVSNLSTVLSGAIVSLTTKPVIGVPCSSHIKGIDSLLSMVQMPPGVPTATMGLNAGENAALYAARILSIYDENIKEALNKFTNSLHRNNYYE
- the hisH gene encoding imidazole glycerol phosphate synthase subunit HisH — its product is MLDYGSGNLRSIYNGFKKIGSDVSITSDKDMIRDADALILPGVGAFGAVMENLINYKDLIYDHIHDDKPLLGICLGLQMLFTGSEETPDVKGLDIFKGEAKRFKLPDEYKIPHMGWNQITVNQTDKNNTSLLTDADNKYMYFVHSYYIEPEDPSIITAYTDYGIKVPVAIGKNNIHALQFHPEKSGEDGLNILRKFVNTIE
- a CDS encoding UbiD family decarboxylase; the encoded protein is MTRLIDQVDTENIIEIDDEVSTEYEITKILKQHPTDTVIFTNIKNSDMNIISGICNTRNKIAKSVNTTVDELTQTIINATNNPTPIETVVNYDEVYPNNEPADLSKIPILKYYPEDMGKYITAGVVIAKDPETKQTNASIHRMVVDSKDELGIRIVPRNLYTYYKKAEELNEPLEVAIAIGLDPSVLLASTTSISINDNELEVANTFKEGNLRLINCETVDIQAPECEILLEGKIMPQERKPEGPFVDLTDTYDKIRDEPVIKLTRMHYKDDPYYHAILPAGNEHKLLQGLPQEPRIYNSVKNTLPTVQNVVLTEGGCCWLHAVVSIKKQTEGDAKNVLMAALSAHPSLKHCVIVDDDIDIFDPNDVEYAIATRVKADDDVIIIPKARGSSLDPVAEIDGTTTKMGIDATKSFKNLEDYERVSRTL